In the Sulfitobacter pacificus genome, one interval contains:
- the rpsT gene encoding 30S ribosomal protein S20, with protein sequence MANTPQAKKRARQNEKRFQINKARRSRIRTYLRKVEEAIESGVKEDAVAALKAAQPELMRGVTKGVYHKNTASRKMSRLAARVKAIA encoded by the coding sequence ATGGCCAATACACCACAAGCCAAAAAACGCGCCCGTCAGAACGAAAAGCGCTTCCAGATCAACAAAGCACGCCGCTCGCGCATCCGCACGTATCTGCGCAAGGTTGAAGAAGCTATCGAATCTGGCGTGAAAGAAGACGCAGTTGCCGCACTTAAGGCGGCCCAGCCAGAGCTGATGCGCGGCGTGACAAAAGGGGTGTATCATAAGAACACCGCTTCGCGGAAAATGTCCCGTTTGGCGGCACGCGTTAAAGCGATCGCATAA
- a CDS encoding enoyl-CoA hydratase: MAYETITLDVDNHVALVTLNRPDALNALNDVLMGELADALKGCQENEKVRCIVITGSEKAFAAGADIAMMKDKSFVEVFAGDLFTPETDQIMRVRKPIIAAVSGYALGGGCELAMMCDFIICSETAKFGQPEINLGVVAGIGGTQRLTRLVGKSKAMDMNLTGRFMDAAEAERSGLVSRVVPVKKLMEEALGAAGKIAEKSMMSVMVVKEAVNRAYEVPLREGLLFERRMFHSLFATEDQKEGMSAFIEKREAQFRDK; the protein is encoded by the coding sequence ATGGCTTATGAAACGATCACGTTAGATGTCGACAATCATGTGGCCCTTGTCACGCTGAACCGTCCTGACGCGCTAAATGCGCTGAATGATGTGTTGATGGGCGAACTGGCTGATGCCTTGAAAGGCTGCCAGGAAAACGAGAAAGTCCGTTGCATCGTGATCACCGGGTCGGAAAAGGCCTTTGCTGCCGGTGCCGATATTGCGATGATGAAGGACAAGTCTTTTGTAGAGGTCTTTGCCGGCGATCTGTTCACACCGGAGACAGACCAGATCATGCGCGTGCGTAAACCGATCATTGCTGCCGTGTCCGGTTATGCGCTGGGCGGTGGCTGCGAACTGGCGATGATGTGTGACTTTATCATCTGCTCCGAAACCGCGAAATTCGGCCAGCCAGAGATCAACCTTGGCGTTGTGGCCGGTATCGGTGGCACTCAGCGTCTGACCCGTCTGGTGGGCAAGTCCAAAGCGATGGACATGAACCTGACCGGCCGCTTTATGGATGCCGCCGAGGCAGAGCGTTCCGGCCTTGTCTCGCGCGTGGTACCCGTGAAAAAACTGATGGAAGAGGCGCTGGGCGCTGCGGGCAAAATCGCCGAAAAATCCATGATGTCGGTGATGGTTGTCAAAGAAGCGGTGAACCGCGCCTATGAGGTGCCATTGCGCGAAGGCCTGCTGTTTGAACGCCGGATGTTCCATTCGCTGTTTGCAACCGAAGACCAGAAGGAAGGCATGAGCGCGTTTATCGAAAAGCGCGAGGCGCAGTTCCGGGATAAGTGA
- the recF gene encoding DNA replication/repair protein RecF (All proteins in this family for which functions are known are DNA-binding proteins that assist the filamentation of RecA onto DNA for the initiation of recombination or recombinational repair.): MGNLHLSQLTLSHFRSHKRAMIDCDARPVAIYGPNGAGKTNILEAVSLLSPGRGLRRSSAQDMTRRPEALGWKVTGLLHALNNLHELEIWSEAGAARQTRIDGKAAPQTSLGRIGRVLWLIPAMDRLWIEGAEGRRRFLDRMTLSFLPDHAEHSLSYEKAMRERNRLLKDMVREPAWYAALELRMAEAGAAIHAGRLNALEAIRAAQEQAETAFPTATLTLQCDMPAAPQDLREALAANRTRDLAAGRTLIGPHRADLQGIYAAKDIPARDCSTGEQKALLVSLILANARALAADLGAPPLLLLDEVAAHLDANRQAALYDEICALGAQAWMTGTGPEMFAALGDRAQVLEVTEEQGASTVRQV, translated from the coding sequence ATGGGTAACCTGCACCTCTCCCAGCTGACGCTATCACATTTCCGCTCGCATAAGCGTGCCATGATCGACTGTGACGCGCGCCCGGTTGCCATCTACGGGCCTAATGGCGCGGGCAAGACCAACATCCTTGAAGCTGTGTCGCTCCTGTCTCCCGGACGCGGGCTGCGCCGCTCCAGTGCGCAAGACATGACACGTCGCCCCGAGGCGCTGGGGTGGAAGGTTACCGGCCTTCTGCACGCCCTGAACAATCTCCATGAACTCGAAATCTGGTCGGAGGCAGGGGCTGCGCGCCAGACCCGTATCGACGGCAAGGCCGCGCCGCAAACCTCACTGGGGCGGATCGGGCGGGTGTTGTGGCTGATCCCTGCAATGGACCGTTTGTGGATCGAAGGCGCAGAGGGCCGTCGCCGGTTTCTTGACCGTATGACCCTTAGCTTTTTGCCGGATCATGCTGAACATTCTCTCTCCTATGAAAAAGCCATGCGTGAGCGCAACCGGCTGCTCAAGGATATGGTGCGCGAACCCGCGTGGTACGCCGCGCTGGAACTGCGCATGGCCGAAGCAGGTGCCGCCATCCACGCAGGCCGGCTGAACGCGCTGGAGGCGATCAGGGCGGCGCAAGAGCAGGCCGAAACCGCCTTTCCCACCGCGACGCTCACCCTGCAATGCGACATGCCTGCCGCCCCGCAGGATCTGCGCGAGGCACTGGCCGCAAACCGGACCCGTGATCTGGCGGCGGGGCGTACCCTGATCGGGCCGCATCGCGCCGATCTGCAAGGTATCTATGCCGCCAAGGATATCCCCGCCAGGGATTGCTCCACAGGCGAGCAGAAAGCCCTGTTGGTGTCGCTGATCCTTGCCAATGCCCGTGCGCTGGCCGCCGACCTTGGTGCCCCGCCGCTTTTGCTGTTGGACGAGGTCGCGGCACATCTTGATGCCAACCGTCAGGCCGCGCTTTACGACGAGATTTGCGCGCTTGGGGCGCAGGCCTGGATGACCGGCACAGGCCCCGAAATGTTCGCCGCTTTGGGGGATCGCGCACAGGTTCTGGAAGTGACTGAAGAACAAGGTGCCTCGACCGTCCGACAGGTCTGA
- the gyrB gene encoding DNA topoisomerase (ATP-hydrolyzing) subunit B, with protein MSEQEQAPEEYGADSIKVLKGLEAVRKRPGMYIGDTDDGSGLHHMVYEVVDNGIDEALAGHADAVNVTIHDDLSVSVSDNGRGIPVGIHEEEGVSAAEVIMTQLHAGGKFDSNSYKVSGGLHGVGVSVVNALSDWLELRIWRDGKEHVARFEGGFTTEHLKVVGPTDRKGTEVRFMASTDTFSNLEYSFETLEKRLRELAFLNSGVRIILTDERPAEPLRTELFYEGGVKEFVKYLDRNKTSVMPEPIFVTGERDDIGVEVAMWWNDSYHENVLPFTNNIPQRDGGTHMAGFRGALTRTINNYAQSSGIAKKEKVTFTGDDAREGLTCVLSVKVPDPKFSSQTKDKLVSSEVRPAVEGLVNEKLAEWFEENPNEARVVVGKIIEAAHAREAARKARDLTRRKTAMDVNFLAGKLKDCSEKDPSKTEVFLVEGDSAGGSAQTGRDRQTQAILPLKGKILNVERARFDRMLGSQEIGNLVMALGTGIGRDEFNIEKLRYHKIVIMTDADVDGAHIRTLLLTFFFRQMPQLIEQGYLYIAQPPLYKVSRGKSEVYLKDQAEMDEYLITQGTEGAMLRQGNGEEITGADLARVVDNARQLRRVLEAFPTHYPRHILEQAAIAGAFVPGAVEADLQGVADKVAKRLNLIALEYEQGWQGRITQDHGIKLARILRGVEEVRTLDGKMLRSGEARKSGTFTEHLQDVYELPATLLRKDRAQVINGPMDLLDAILAEGEKGLSLQRYKGLGEMNPDQLWETTLDPDARTLLQVKVEDMADADDLFTKLMGDVVEPRREFIQQNALNVENLDF; from the coding sequence ATGTCCGAGCAAGAGCAAGCACCAGAAGAATACGGTGCCGATTCTATTAAAGTTCTCAAAGGGTTAGAAGCTGTTCGCAAGCGCCCCGGCATGTACATCGGGGACACTGACGACGGCTCTGGTCTGCACCATATGGTCTATGAGGTCGTGGACAACGGCATTGATGAGGCATTGGCCGGTCACGCGGATGCGGTAAACGTCACAATTCACGACGATCTCTCTGTTTCGGTTAGTGATAACGGGCGCGGTATTCCCGTGGGTATCCACGAGGAAGAAGGCGTTTCCGCCGCTGAAGTTATCATGACGCAGCTGCATGCGGGCGGCAAATTCGACAGCAATTCCTATAAGGTGTCCGGTGGTCTGCACGGTGTGGGTGTATCCGTTGTAAACGCCCTCTCCGACTGGCTGGAGCTGCGCATCTGGCGCGATGGCAAGGAACATGTGGCACGCTTTGAGGGCGGCTTCACCACAGAGCACCTCAAGGTTGTCGGCCCCACAGATCGCAAGGGCACTGAAGTCCGCTTTATGGCGTCGACGGATACGTTTTCAAACCTCGAATATTCCTTCGAAACGCTGGAAAAGCGCCTGCGCGAACTGGCGTTTCTGAACTCCGGTGTGCGGATCATCCTGACCGACGAACGCCCCGCGGAACCCCTGCGCACAGAGCTGTTTTACGAAGGTGGCGTAAAGGAATTTGTGAAATACCTTGATCGCAACAAAACCTCTGTCATGCCCGAACCGATCTTTGTCACCGGCGAACGCGACGACATCGGTGTCGAAGTGGCAATGTGGTGGAATGACAGCTATCACGAAAACGTTCTGCCCTTCACCAACAACATCCCGCAGCGCGATGGCGGCACCCATATGGCGGGTTTTCGCGGCGCACTGACCCGGACCATCAACAATTATGCCCAGTCCTCTGGCATCGCCAAAAAGGAAAAGGTCACCTTCACCGGGGATGACGCCCGTGAGGGTCTGACCTGTGTGCTGAGCGTCAAGGTGCCGGACCCCAAGTTCAGCTCGCAAACCAAGGACAAGCTGGTCTCTTCCGAAGTCCGCCCCGCGGTTGAGGGGCTGGTTAACGAAAAGCTGGCCGAATGGTTCGAGGAAAACCCCAACGAGGCCCGCGTTGTCGTCGGCAAGATTATCGAAGCCGCCCATGCCCGCGAGGCGGCCCGCAAGGCGCGTGATCTGACGCGGCGCAAGACGGCAATGGATGTGAATTTCCTTGCTGGCAAGCTCAAGGATTGCTCCGAAAAAGACCCCTCCAAAACCGAAGTCTTCCTGGTGGAGGGGGACTCTGCTGGTGGTTCCGCACAAACCGGCCGTGACCGTCAAACACAGGCGATCCTGCCGCTGAAAGGTAAGATCCTCAACGTCGAACGCGCGCGGTTCGACCGGATGCTTGGTAGTCAGGAAATCGGCAACCTTGTGATGGCGCTTGGCACCGGCATCGGGCGCGACGAATTCAACATCGAAAAACTGCGCTACCACAAGATCGTCATCATGACGGACGCGGACGTAGACGGGGCGCATATTCGAACATTGCTGCTGACCTTCTTCTTCCGCCAGATGCCGCAGCTGATCGAACAGGGGTACCTCTATATCGCCCAGCCGCCGCTTTACAAAGTGTCGCGCGGCAAATCCGAAGTGTACCTGAAAGATCAGGCTGAAATGGACGAATACCTGATCACCCAAGGTACCGAAGGTGCCATGCTGCGCCAGGGCAATGGCGAGGAAATCACCGGGGCTGATCTGGCCCGTGTGGTCGATAATGCCCGCCAGCTGCGCCGCGTTCTGGAAGCCTTTCCAACGCATTACCCGCGCCACATTCTGGAACAGGCCGCCATTGCCGGTGCCTTCGTCCCCGGCGCAGTAGAGGCGGATTTGCAAGGCGTGGCCGACAAGGTTGCCAAACGTCTGAACCTGATCGCGCTGGAATACGAACAGGGCTGGCAGGGCCGTATCACGCAAGATCACGGCATCAAACTTGCCCGCATCCTGCGCGGCGTCGAAGAAGTGCGCACGCTGGATGGCAAAATGCTGCGCTCTGGTGAGGCCCGCAAATCCGGCACCTTCACGGAGCATCTACAGGACGTTTACGAATTACCTGCCACCCTGCTGCGCAAAGATCGCGCACAGGTTATCAATGGCCCGATGGACCTGTTGGATGCCATTTTGGCGGAAGGTGAAAAAGGCCTGTCCTTGCAGCGCTACAAAGGCTTGGGTGAAATGAACCCTGACCAGCTTTGGGAAACCACGCTGGACCCGGACGCGCGCACATTGCTGCAGGTCAAGGTCGAAGACATGGCAGATGCGGATGACCTGTTCACCAAACTGATGGGGGATGTGGTTGAACCACGCCGCGAATTCATCCAGCAGAATGCGCTGAACGTCGAAAACCTCGACTTCTGA
- a CDS encoding VOC family protein — translation MRYTMAGIILFTQNYNDCVAFYRDVLELDLLYRIDRPEERLTTFSLGDTYLMVENDGVAYDGPKPIEMSPVKFRFNVEDVKVTSDALRAKGVTVKVMEHSWGTTAEFHDPDGNRCALRSDQGFGL, via the coding sequence ATGCGATACACAATGGCCGGAATTATTCTTTTCACACAGAACTATAACGACTGTGTGGCTTTTTACCGGGACGTGCTTGAACTGGATCTCTTGTACAGGATCGACCGGCCAGAAGAGCGGCTGACCACTTTTAGCCTTGGGGATACCTATCTGATGGTCGAAAATGATGGTGTCGCATATGATGGTCCGAAGCCCATCGAAATGTCACCGGTCAAATTCCGCTTTAACGTTGAAGATGTTAAAGTCACCAGTGACGCGCTTCGCGCTAAGGGCGTCACTGTAAAGGTTATGGAGCATTCTTGGGGCACAACCGCGGAGTTTCACGATCCAGATGGAAACCGCTGTGCGCTCAGGTCAGATCAAGGGTTTGGCTTATGA
- the ubiE gene encoding bifunctional demethylmenaquinone methyltransferase/2-methoxy-6-polyprenyl-1,4-benzoquinol methylase UbiE encodes MNDKTTHFGSQTVPEDDKAGMVRSLFSDVANKYDIMNDVMSVGIHRIWKEAMMDWLAPRAGQKLLDVAGGTGDVSFKFLKRAGAGHATVCDLTEGMLVEGRKRAEAAAMADSLDWVVGDAMALPFEDNTFDVYTISFGIRNVTRPQEALNEAYRVLRPGGRLMVLEFSQLPNPMMQKAYDLYSFNVIPRMGQVIANDRDSYQYLVESIRNFPDQETFLGMVRAAGFEQAKYRNLTMGIAALHSGWKL; translated from the coding sequence ATGAACGACAAGACGACCCATTTCGGTTCCCAAACCGTACCCGAGGACGACAAGGCGGGCATGGTCCGCAGTCTGTTTTCAGACGTGGCCAATAAATACGACATCATGAACGATGTGATGAGTGTTGGCATTCACCGCATCTGGAAAGAGGCGATGATGGATTGGCTGGCACCACGTGCCGGTCAAAAGCTGTTGGATGTGGCTGGTGGTACGGGGGATGTATCGTTCAAATTCCTGAAACGTGCGGGTGCGGGTCATGCAACGGTTTGTGACCTGACCGAAGGGATGCTGGTTGAAGGGCGCAAACGCGCCGAAGCGGCTGCAATGGCCGACAGTCTTGACTGGGTCGTCGGTGACGCCATGGCGCTGCCGTTCGAGGACAACACGTTTGATGTTTACACCATCAGCTTTGGAATCAGGAACGTTACCCGCCCGCAAGAGGCTTTGAACGAAGCCTATCGTGTATTGCGCCCCGGTGGTCGTCTGATGGTGCTGGAGTTCAGTCAGCTGCCCAATCCGATGATGCAAAAGGCCTATGACCTTTATAGTTTCAACGTGATCCCGCGCATGGGACAGGTGATCGCGAATGATCGTGACAGTTATCAATATCTTGTTGAATCGATTCGCAATTTTCCTGACCAAGAGACCTTTCTTGGCATGGTGCGCGCCGCCGGTTTTGAACAGGCGAAATATCGCAACCTCACCATGGGCATCGCCGCCCTGCATTCCGGTTGGAAGCTTTGA
- the mutM gene encoding bifunctional DNA-formamidopyrimidine glycosylase/DNA-(apurinic or apyrimidinic site) lyase, whose product MPELPEVETVMRGLAPAMQGAVIAQADVNRPNLRWPFPVDMAERLTGQTVLQLRRRSKYILADLSSGESLLIHLGMSGRMLVSGDPLGQFVQEHPIAEKHDHVVFHMANGARITFNDPRRFGAMDLLDTATAAQHKLLAVLGPEPLGNDFHEAHLIAAFKGRNTPVKSALLDQRIIAGLGNIYVCEALYRAGIHPARKAGKLSRPRVAALVPIIREVLGQAIEAGGSSLKDFRQADGELGYFQHSFDVYGREGDPCRTPECTQVIKRIVQSGRSSFYCSQCQR is encoded by the coding sequence ATGCCAGAGTTACCCGAAGTAGAGACCGTGATGCGCGGACTGGCCCCTGCGATGCAGGGTGCGGTGATTGCACAGGCAGATGTGAACCGGCCCAACCTACGCTGGCCCTTTCCCGTGGATATGGCAGAGCGCCTGACGGGTCAGACCGTTCTGCAACTGCGCCGCCGGTCCAAGTATATTCTGGCGGACCTCAGTTCGGGGGAATCACTACTGATCCACCTGGGTATGTCAGGGCGGATGCTGGTGTCAGGTGATCCTCTGGGACAATTTGTGCAGGAACATCCGATAGCGGAAAAACACGATCACGTGGTATTTCATATGGCCAATGGTGCGCGGATTACCTTCAACGATCCGCGCCGTTTCGGGGCGATGGATTTGCTGGATACCGCAACAGCGGCGCAGCACAAATTACTGGCAGTGCTGGGGCCGGAGCCATTGGGCAATGACTTTCACGAGGCGCATTTGATTGCCGCGTTCAAGGGGCGCAACACACCGGTGAAATCCGCGCTGCTGGATCAGCGGATCATCGCGGGTCTGGGAAATATCTATGTCTGTGAAGCACTTTACCGCGCCGGCATTCATCCCGCACGCAAGGCCGGCAAGTTGTCCCGCCCCCGCGTGGCGGCACTTGTGCCAATCATCCGCGAGGTTCTGGGGCAGGCGATTGAGGCAGGGGGATCATCGCTTAAGGACTTTCGTCAGGCGGATGGGGAACTGGGCTATTTCCAGCACAGTTTTGACGTTTATGGGCGCGAGGGGGACCCTTGCCGGACCCCGGAATGTACGCAGGTGATCAAACGGATCGTTCAATCGGGACGTTCATCTTTCTACTGTAGTCAATGCCAAAGATAG
- a CDS encoding PqiC family protein has product MTFAARLISLFLLSLLAACGSAERFAVSPPVIGDTLRIGFSSVEVKDVSLPSYAASDEISIRGADGTLTSSSDVLWADAPDRAIALELSQNLARLTNRRVASEPWPFEEFPDARLEIRFSELVATSSGTFETSGQYFVAVADGRRERSGLFALTVAFDPKGGPNAIAQARGQLILDLARYIARNGLK; this is encoded by the coding sequence ATGACTTTTGCTGCCCGTTTGATTTCCCTCTTCCTACTGTCCTTGCTTGCCGCCTGCGGATCGGCGGAACGGTTTGCCGTCAGCCCGCCAGTGATCGGGGATACCTTGCGCATTGGGTTTTCGTCGGTTGAGGTCAAGGATGTATCCTTGCCCAGCTATGCCGCGTCAGACGAGATTTCCATTCGTGGCGCGGACGGTACACTGACCAGCTCTTCGGATGTACTTTGGGCGGATGCGCCGGACCGTGCCATCGCGCTTGAACTCAGCCAGAACCTTGCGCGGCTAACCAACCGGCGTGTCGCGTCAGAGCCATGGCCGTTTGAGGAATTCCCTGATGCGCGTCTGGAAATCAGGTTTTCGGAACTGGTGGCGACAAGCAGTGGCACGTTCGAAACTTCGGGCCAGTATTTTGTGGCTGTCGCGGATGGGCGGCGCGAGCGGTCGGGGTTATTTGCCCTGACTGTGGCCTTTGACCCGAAAGGTGGCCCCAATGCGATCGCACAGGCCCGAGGGCAGCTTATCCTTGATCTGGCCCGCTATATTGCGCGCAACGGATTGAAATAA
- the dnaA gene encoding chromosomal replication initiator protein DnaA, protein MTQDQWSNIRQRLLKTVGQNSFTTWIAPMVPGDIKDGIITLNVPTNFFGNYVSQNFSDLILHEINAEGIDVSRLNFAISAKPAAAVETTPAQAKHTTAATKPAVATPESVTTTAPLDPRFSFDNFVVGKPNELAHAAARRVAEGGPVTFNPLFLYGGVGLGKTHLMHAIARELQQRQPEMSVLYLSAEQFMYRFVQALRDRKMMDFKELFRSVDVLMVDDVQFIAGKDSTQEEFFHTFNALVDQNKQIIISADRAPTDIKDLEERVQSRLQCGLVVDLHPTDYELRLGILQSKLEVQQKTYPGLDVENGVLEFLAHRITSNVRVLEGALTRLFAFGSLVGREINMELTQDCLADVLRSSERKITVEEIQRKVSEHYNIRLSDMIGPKRLRSYARPRQVAMYLSKQLTSRSLPEIGRRFGGRDHTTVMHGVRRIEELKQSDSQIAEDLELLGRALKS, encoded by the coding sequence ATGACGCAGGACCAATGGAGCAATATCAGGCAGCGCCTGTTGAAGACCGTCGGACAAAACAGCTTTACCACATGGATCGCGCCCATGGTTCCGGGCGATATTAAGGACGGCATCATCACTTTGAATGTGCCGACCAACTTCTTTGGCAATTACGTCAGCCAGAATTTTTCAGACCTGATTCTGCACGAGATCAACGCAGAGGGCATTGATGTATCGCGGCTGAATTTTGCGATTTCCGCGAAGCCTGCCGCCGCTGTCGAAACCACCCCGGCACAGGCCAAACACACCACTGCGGCAACAAAGCCCGCAGTGGCCACGCCCGAAAGCGTCACCACCACCGCCCCGCTTGATCCACGTTTCAGCTTTGACAACTTTGTTGTTGGTAAGCCAAACGAACTGGCCCATGCCGCCGCGCGCCGTGTTGCCGAAGGCGGACCTGTCACATTTAACCCGCTGTTCCTTTATGGTGGTGTTGGCCTTGGCAAAACCCACCTGATGCATGCGATTGCCCGCGAATTGCAGCAGCGCCAGCCAGAGATGTCTGTACTGTATCTGTCAGCGGAACAATTCATGTACCGTTTCGTGCAGGCGCTGCGCGATCGCAAGATGATGGATTTCAAAGAGCTGTTCCGTTCTGTCGACGTGCTGATGGTGGATGATGTACAGTTCATCGCCGGCAAGGACAGCACACAGGAAGAGTTCTTTCACACTTTCAACGCGCTGGTGGATCAGAACAAGCAGATCATCATTTCCGCGGACCGCGCCCCGACAGACATCAAGGACCTTGAAGAACGTGTGCAATCGCGCCTGCAATGCGGGTTGGTGGTTGATTTGCACCCAACAGACTACGAATTGCGCCTTGGGATTTTGCAAAGCAAGCTGGAAGTGCAGCAGAAAACCTATCCCGGTCTGGATGTTGAAAACGGGGTGCTCGAGTTTCTGGCTCACCGGATCACGTCAAACGTGCGTGTCCTGGAAGGGGCACTGACGCGGCTGTTTGCCTTTGGGTCGTTGGTCGGCCGCGAGATCAATATGGAGCTGACCCAGGATTGTCTGGCTGATGTGCTGCGTTCCAGCGAACGCAAGATCACGGTAGAGGAAATCCAGCGCAAGGTATCCGAGCATTACAATATTCGCCTCAGCGATATGATCGGACCGAAACGTCTGCGCAGCTATGCGCGCCCCCGTCAGGTGGCAATGTATCTGTCCAAACAACTGACCAGCCGGTCCTTGCCTGAAATCGGGCGGCGTTTTGGCGGGCGGGACCATACAACGGTGATGCATGGTGTGCGCCGGATCGAAGAGCTGAAGCAGTCCGACAGCCAGATTGCAGAAGACCTTGAATTGCTGGGCCGCGCCCTGAAATCATAG
- the dnaN gene encoding DNA polymerase III subunit beta: protein MKFSIERAALLKAVSQAQSVVERRNTIPILANVLIEAEGSDVSFRATDLDIEVVDKVGAQVERAGATTVSATLLHEIVRKLPDGALINLTADSAAGRMTVEAGRSNFSLATLPREDFPVMATSEYASNFSVAAPVLRRLFDKSKFAISTEETRYYLNGVYMHISDADGGKVLRCVATDGHRLARIDADLPEGASDMPGVIVPRKTVGELRKLLEDDDMKIAVSVSETKVRFATPEITLTSKVIDGTFPDYTRVIPQGNTRKMEVDASDFAKAVDRVATVSSERSRAVKLQLDEDRLVLSVNAPDSGAAEEELVVAYGDERLEIGFNAKYLLEIASQVDRENAVFLFNSSGDPTLMREGNDMSAVYVVMPMRV from the coding sequence ATGAAATTCAGCATCGAACGCGCGGCATTGCTTAAGGCCGTCAGTCAGGCCCAGTCTGTTGTGGAGCGGCGCAATACCATTCCGATCCTCGCCAACGTTCTGATCGAGGCGGAAGGCAGCGATGTATCATTCCGCGCCACCGATCTGGATATTGAAGTGGTCGACAAAGTGGGCGCACAGGTTGAACGCGCCGGGGCCACCACCGTTTCTGCCACCTTGCTGCATGAGATCGTGCGCAAACTGCCCGATGGTGCCTTGATCAACCTGACTGCGGATAGTGCCGCCGGCCGGATGACGGTTGAGGCAGGTCGGTCTAACTTCTCGCTCGCCACCTTGCCGCGCGAGGATTTTCCGGTGATGGCGACTTCTGAATATGCCTCAAACTTCAGCGTGGCGGCCCCCGTGCTGCGCCGCCTGTTCGACAAGTCCAAATTCGCCATCTCTACCGAGGAAACACGGTATTACCTAAACGGCGTTTACATGCATATCTCTGATGCGGATGGCGGCAAGGTGCTGCGCTGTGTGGCAACGGATGGTCACCGTCTGGCACGGATTGATGCGGATCTGCCAGAGGGCGCGTCTGACATGCCTGGCGTGATCGTGCCGCGCAAAACCGTGGGCGAGCTGCGCAAGCTGCTGGAAGATGACGACATGAAGATCGCAGTCTCCGTTTCCGAAACCAAGGTGCGTTTTGCCACGCCCGAAATTACCCTGACGTCCAAGGTTATTGACGGTACCTTCCCCGACTATACCCGCGTTATCCCGCAGGGAAACACGCGGAAGATGGAAGTCGATGCCTCTGATTTTGCCAAGGCGGTGGACCGTGTGGCAACTGTCAGCTCCGAACGTTCGCGGGCGGTAAAGCTGCAATTGGATGAGGACCGGCTGGTCCTGTCAGTCAATGCGCCCGATAGCGGTGCCGCCGAGGAAGAACTGGTTGTGGCCTATGGTGACGAGCGGCTTGAGATCGGATTTAACGCAAAATATCTGCTGGAGATTGCCAGCCAGGTGGACCGCGAGAACGCCGTGTTCCTGTTCAACTCATCTGGCGATCCAACCTTGATGCGCGAAGGCAATGACATGTCGGCCGTTTATGTCGTCATGCCGATGCGTGTGTGA